From the Entomomonas sp. E2T0 genome, one window contains:
- the dgt gene encoding dGTPase, which produces MSNIDFINKISINRLFSRKFERDRDRDIYLYKVASQLESDRGRIINSAAVRRLQQKTQVFPLEKNSAVRSRLTHSLEVQQTGRYIVKTIFDELSKQQLLDKYGLYGLEQHIETIVEMACLMHDIGNPPFGHFGEYAINQWFEKNIDAIFSTIDGYKIVELADQLMFELKQFEGNAQAIRLVSNVISLNLTYVQLASLMKYIKPVYSQESFDDHPLSYLYKKGGYYWSEKELVDNLKEELILENRRHPFAYIMEAADDISYCLADIEDAVEKGILDIVMLKELFIKYVDSDEKIEVLQGYQTTNKTIEEVLDYITKNPYSHMDEVGSFFVQFRATLIQVLVKYAAKQFVNNIDQIYNGTLNKALMEMEGIESLLTQVLKKIAIKYVFCHHEVRTLELKGYQIITGLLECYLPVLKASYVDFFNIVEKIVKDDDIKIKTKDKLLVHLVYRLAKKHIKSYYKAVISLDNDEELKIKELYFRCRLIQDYVSGMTDQFAFDEYQELKVAGLN; this is translated from the coding sequence ATGTCAAATATAGATTTTATTAATAAGATTTCTATTAATAGACTGTTTAGTAGGAAATTTGAAAGAGACAGAGACAGGGATATTTATCTTTATAAAGTAGCTAGTCAATTAGAGAGTGATCGTGGAAGAATTATAAATTCAGCAGCAGTTAGAAGATTACAGCAAAAAACACAGGTTTTTCCATTAGAAAAGAATTCAGCAGTCAGAAGTAGGTTAACCCATTCTTTAGAAGTTCAACAAACAGGTAGGTATATTGTTAAAACTATTTTCGATGAATTATCTAAGCAACAACTTCTTGATAAATATGGATTATATGGTCTTGAACAACATATAGAAACAATAGTTGAAATGGCCTGTTTAATGCACGATATTGGTAATCCCCCTTTTGGTCATTTTGGTGAATATGCGATTAATCAATGGTTTGAAAAAAATATTGATGCAATCTTTTCAACAATAGATGGCTATAAAATAGTAGAGCTTGCAGATCAGCTAATGTTTGAGCTAAAGCAATTTGAGGGCAATGCGCAGGCAATAAGATTAGTTTCTAATGTTATATCATTAAATTTGACTTATGTACAGTTAGCTAGTTTAATGAAATATATTAAGCCAGTATATTCCCAAGAAAGCTTTGATGATCATCCACTGAGTTATCTTTATAAGAAAGGTGGTTATTATTGGTCAGAAAAAGAATTAGTTGATAATTTAAAAGAAGAATTAATATTAGAAAATAGAAGACATCCCTTCGCTTATATTATGGAGGCAGCAGATGATATTTCTTATTGTTTGGCCGATATTGAAGATGCTGTTGAAAAAGGAATATTGGACATAGTTATGCTAAAGGAACTGTTTATTAAGTATGTTGATTCTGATGAAAAGATTGAAGTTTTACAAGGCTATCAAACTACTAATAAAACAATAGAAGAAGTTTTAGATTATATTACTAAAAATCCATATAGCCATATGGATGAAGTAGGTAGTTTTTTTGTACAGTTTAGAGCGACCTTAATTCAAGTCTTAGTTAAGTATGCAGCTAAGCAATTTGTTAATAATATTGATCAAATTTATAATGGTACTTTGAATAAAGCATTAATGGAAATGGAGGGCATTGAGAGTTTACTTACTCAAGTGCTTAAAAAAATAGCAATTAAATATGTGTTTTGCCATCATGAGGTAAGAACATTGGAGTTAAAAGGATATCAAATTATTACTGGGTTGTTAGAATGTTATCTACCTGTTTTAAAAGCGAGTTATGTGGATTTTTTTAATATTGTAGAAAAAATAGTTAAGGATGATGATATAAAAATTAAGACAAAAGATAAATTATTAGTTCATCTAGTGTACAGATTGGCTAAAAAGCATATTAAGTCCTATTATAAGGCAGTAATTAGCTTAGATAATGACGAAGAATTAAAGATAAAAGAATTATATTTTCGTTGTCGTTTAATTCAAGATTATGTGAGTGGAATGACAGATCAGTTTGCTTTTGATGAATACCAAGAGTTAAAAGTAGCTGGTTTAAATTAG